Part of the Citrobacter sp. Marseille-Q6884 genome, CTGATACAGATAAAATTAACCGGCGGTAAGCGGGTTAATAAACAGAATTTGCCTGGCGGCTGTAGCGCGGTGGTCCCACCTGACCCCATGCCGAACTCAGAAGTGAAACGCCGTAGCGCCGATGGTAGTGTGGGGTCTCCCCATGCGAGAGTAGGGAACTGCCAGGCATCAAATCAAGCAAGAGGCCATCCGTAAGGATGGCCTTTTTGCGTTTGTGCGCATCTGAAAACCCCGGTTCGTGACTGCAGGTCCGGCAGCATGGCGCTACCGGACGGGGTTAACTGAATACTATTCGATTCCATACGCCAGTTTTAGTAACGGATACGGCTTCCCAAGATCGTCCACTTCGCTGCGTCCCGTCACCTGAAATCCCATCCTCTTATAAAACCCTACCGCTTGATCATTTTGCTCATTCACATTGGTCTTCAATTCTGGCGCCAGGGATAGCGCATGATTGACAAGCATTCGTCCAATCCCTGCACCACGCGCATCAGGATCGATAAACAGAGCATCCATATGCTGTTCGCTGAGCAACATAAAACCGACAGGCTTATCCTGTTGATTAACAGCCACCCATAGCGGTGCTTCCGGTAAAAAGGAACGTACCAGCTCTTCAAGCTCAACCCGATACGCTGCTGATAAAAAATGGTGCGTGGCATCGACAGAACGACACCAAATTGCAATCAGTTCGTCGCCTTCGTCCTGCCGTGAACGGCGAATATTAATAACCATAGTGACTCCTTTTATTCTTGCTTATAGTCTACTGTAATTACCTTTGTGAAACTTTCTCACCTTTCACATGCAGACTCGACATTTAACGCATTCCTGGTTATTGTCAGCTATCTGGATGTCTAAACGTTTATACGTATGTTGTGAGGTAACAAGGTTATGCCGATTCGGGTGCAGGACGAGCTACCAGCCGTCAATTTCTTGCGTGATGAAAATGTCTTTGTGATGACCGCATCACGCGCAACAGGCCAGGAAATTCGTCCACTGAAGGTCCTGATTCTTAACCTGATGCCGAAGAAAATCGAAACGGAAAACCAGTTTCTGCGTCTTCTGTCTAACTCGCCGTTGCAGGTGGATATTCAACTGTTGCGCATTGACGCACGTGAATCGCGTAATACACCTGCCGAGCATCTGAACAACTTCTACTGTAATTTTGATGAGATCCGCGATCAGAACTTTGATGGTCTGATTGTGACCGGTGCGCCGCTGGGGCTGGTTGAGTTTAATGATGTCGCTTACTGGCCGCAGATCAAACAGGTGCTGGAATGGGCAAAAGATCACGTCACCTCGACACTCTTTGTCTGTTGGGCGGTACAAGCGGCACTGAATATTTTGTATGGTATTCCAAAACAAACCCGCGCGGACAAACTCTCCGGCGTCTATGAACACCATATTCTGCATCCTCATGCTCTGCTGACGCGCGGCTTTGATGATGCGTTTCTTGCGCCGCATTCGCGCTATGCCGATTTCCCTGCGGCCCTGATCAGAGATTATACCGACCTTGAGATCTTTGCGGAGACAGAAGAGGGAGATGCCTACCTGTTTGCCAGCAAAGATAAGCGCATTGCATTTGTGACAGGTCATCCGGAATACGATGCACATACTCTGGCCAGTGAGTATTTTCGTGATGTTGAAGCGGGTTTAACCCCGGATGTTCCCTACAACTATTTTCCAAAAAATGATCCGCAGAACAAACCGCAGGCCACCTGGCGCAGCCATGGCAATTTGCTGTTTACCAACTGGCTCAACTATTACGTCTACCAGATAACACCATACGATCTGCGTCACATGAATCCCACGCTGGATTAATCTTCTGTAGCAAACGATCCTTAAGCGTTTCAGCATGTTGAAACAGGCACCTTCGGGTGCCTTTTTTATTTCCGAAATGCACCTCACAGTGTAAATAATTTTTATCCTTATTGTTATCAATAAGTTAATTCATAATTAAATTAAAAATGGAAATTGTTTTTGATTTTGAGATTTAATTGAGTAGTCTTAGTTGTGCTGAACGAAAACCACACAACGATCCTTCGTTCGCATTGGGGATGAGCTTGGATCAACGACGAGGAGCTACGCAATGAATCAACAGGCAAC contains:
- a CDS encoding acetyltransferase, which gives rise to MVINIRRSRQDEGDELIAIWCRSVDATHHFLSAAYRVELEELVRSFLPEAPLWVAVNQQDKPVGFMLLSEQHMDALFIDPDARGAGIGRMLVNHALSLAPELKTNVNEQNDQAVGFYKRMGFQVTGRSEVDDLGKPYPLLKLAYGIE
- the metA gene encoding homoserine O-succinyltransferase; this translates as MPIRVQDELPAVNFLRDENVFVMTASRATGQEIRPLKVLILNLMPKKIETENQFLRLLSNSPLQVDIQLLRIDARESRNTPAEHLNNFYCNFDEIRDQNFDGLIVTGAPLGLVEFNDVAYWPQIKQVLEWAKDHVTSTLFVCWAVQAALNILYGIPKQTRADKLSGVYEHHILHPHALLTRGFDDAFLAPHSRYADFPAALIRDYTDLEIFAETEEGDAYLFASKDKRIAFVTGHPEYDAHTLASEYFRDVEAGLTPDVPYNYFPKNDPQNKPQATWRSHGNLLFTNWLNYYVYQITPYDLRHMNPTLD